Proteins encoded by one window of Cryptosporangium minutisporangium:
- a CDS encoding multidrug efflux SMR transporter, producing the protein MGAWVWLASAIVAEVIATSALKASQGFTVLWASIVVVLGYGFSFVGLSQALKAGLGLGTAYAVWAGVGTGLIAIIGWVVFGDKLGVAAITGILLIVAGVVLVNLSGASHSEAAPPPAVSPSDR; encoded by the coding sequence GTGGGCGCTTGGGTCTGGTTGGCGTCGGCCATCGTGGCGGAGGTGATCGCCACGAGCGCCCTCAAAGCGTCGCAGGGGTTCACCGTGCTCTGGGCGAGCATCGTCGTCGTGCTCGGCTACGGCTTCTCGTTCGTGGGACTTTCCCAGGCGCTGAAGGCCGGGCTCGGTCTCGGTACCGCCTACGCGGTCTGGGCCGGGGTGGGCACCGGGCTGATCGCGATCATCGGCTGGGTGGTGTTCGGTGACAAGCTGGGGGTTGCGGCGATCACCGGGATATTGCTGATCGTCGCGGGCGTCGTCCTGGTGAACCTCAGCGGCGCCAGCCACAGCGAGGCCGCGCCACCACCGGCGGTCAGCCCGTCAGACCGGTGA
- a CDS encoding maleylpyruvate isomerase family mycothiol-dependent enzyme — protein sequence MSEHRLTAEFWLDSLRREGAAFRAAVTPETLAAPVPSCPEWNVEQLVAHVGEVYRFHAAHLVRGVSTPPDEDEPAAPTGPAVIEWWDESFRTIVAALESTDPAAPAWNWSIQEPVAKFWFRRMAHETAVHRWDAELAAGAALTEPIETRLAVDGVDEALDTFLPAGHRAGPENLRGVVTLRSTDADAHWAVRLRGAGMSLLDTGTVFDDPPHAQTAMSGTASDLILALWSRVPLSVLTVEGNPELPKALLIG from the coding sequence ATGAGCGAGCACCGCTTGACGGCGGAGTTCTGGCTGGACAGTCTGCGGCGCGAGGGCGCCGCTTTCCGCGCGGCGGTGACGCCCGAGACGCTCGCCGCACCGGTGCCCTCCTGTCCGGAGTGGAACGTGGAGCAGCTCGTCGCCCACGTCGGCGAGGTCTACCGGTTCCACGCTGCCCACCTCGTTCGCGGCGTGTCCACCCCGCCGGACGAAGACGAGCCGGCAGCGCCGACCGGCCCCGCCGTGATCGAGTGGTGGGACGAGTCGTTCCGAACGATCGTCGCCGCGTTGGAGTCCACGGACCCGGCCGCCCCGGCGTGGAACTGGTCCATCCAGGAACCGGTCGCGAAGTTCTGGTTCCGCCGGATGGCACACGAAACCGCGGTGCACCGCTGGGACGCCGAGCTGGCGGCAGGTGCGGCGCTGACCGAACCGATCGAGACACGGCTGGCGGTGGACGGCGTCGACGAGGCGCTCGACACCTTTCTCCCGGCCGGACACCGCGCCGGGCCGGAGAACCTCCGCGGGGTCGTGACGCTGCGCAGCACCGACGCGGACGCGCACTGGGCGGTACGGCTGCGCGGCGCCGGCATGTCGCTACTCGACACCGGGACGGTGTTCGACGACCCGCCGCACGCCCAAACCGCGATGAGCGGCACGGCCAGCGACCTCATCCTCGCGCTCTGGAGCCGGGTGCCGCTCTCGGTGCTGACCGTGGAGGGCAACCCTGAGCTGCCCAAAGCACTGCTGATCGGCTGA
- a CDS encoding DUF4352 domain-containing protein has product MAQPEAPGYYSGYGTPPPPEQPKRSVGLIVGAIIAVAVLIMIAGGVIAAVYVSNRGSSDDPAVASSSDPAAADPASSSDPGADSTAPTSGRGVIGKPVRQGDLLITVTSAPRCGTKTVGSGYGAYESEKGHFCLIDLKFENTGAKAVKPKDFGTKLIDENGGEALVEWQSYKANPDDKLPLFENIYPKKSATGVIVFDIPTDQKPATLKMNPVGDYDDEVEISLK; this is encoded by the coding sequence ATGGCACAGCCTGAGGCGCCCGGCTACTACTCCGGCTACGGGACGCCTCCGCCGCCGGAGCAACCGAAACGTTCGGTCGGTCTGATCGTCGGCGCGATCATCGCGGTCGCGGTGCTGATCATGATCGCCGGAGGGGTGATCGCCGCGGTCTACGTCTCCAACCGCGGCTCGTCCGACGACCCGGCCGTGGCCAGCAGCTCCGACCCGGCGGCCGCAGACCCGGCCAGCAGCAGCGATCCCGGCGCCGACTCCACCGCGCCCACCAGCGGGCGGGGCGTCATCGGCAAGCCGGTCCGCCAGGGTGACCTGCTGATCACCGTGACCAGCGCACCTCGCTGTGGCACCAAGACGGTCGGCAGTGGCTACGGAGCCTATGAGAGCGAGAAGGGGCACTTCTGCCTGATCGACCTCAAGTTCGAGAACACCGGCGCCAAAGCGGTCAAGCCGAAGGACTTCGGTACCAAGCTGATCGACGAGAACGGTGGCGAGGCCCTCGTCGAGTGGCAGTCGTACAAGGCCAACCCGGACGACAAGCTGCCGCTGTTCGAGAACATCTACCCGAAGAAGTCCGCGACCGGCGTGATCGTTTTCGACATCCCGACCGACCAGAAGCCGGCCACGTTGAAGATGAACCCGGTGGGTGACTACGACGACGAGGTCGAGATCTCGCTGAAGTAG
- a CDS encoding alanyl-tRNA editing protein produces MPHTHRLDLLDPTLREWDAVVLHVDREQGIVLDRSAFYPGGGGQPPDHGTLLWGGTQTRIAGTRKGDDLYLIPAEGDPLPPVGTAVRGALDDERRTLLMRTHSGLHVLCGVVFRDFGALVTGGNMEPGEARMDFNLTEVPAGFKQTLEESVNVEVAADRPVEVKVLPREEAFAIPDIIRTATNLLPPDLAEVRVVDIIGLDAQADGGTHVASTKQIGRITVAKIENKGRGFRRVRLRLAD; encoded by the coding sequence ATGCCGCATACCCACCGACTCGACCTTCTCGACCCGACGTTGCGCGAGTGGGACGCCGTCGTCCTGCACGTCGACCGGGAGCAGGGCATCGTCCTCGACCGCTCGGCGTTCTACCCCGGCGGTGGGGGGCAGCCGCCGGACCACGGCACCCTGCTCTGGGGCGGCACCCAGACCCGGATCGCCGGCACCCGCAAGGGCGACGATCTCTACCTGATCCCGGCCGAGGGCGACCCGCTCCCTCCGGTCGGGACGGCCGTCCGCGGTGCGCTCGACGACGAGCGCCGCACGCTCCTGATGCGGACGCACTCCGGCCTGCACGTCCTCTGCGGCGTGGTCTTCCGGGACTTCGGCGCACTGGTGACCGGCGGCAACATGGAGCCGGGCGAGGCGCGGATGGACTTCAACCTGACCGAGGTACCGGCCGGGTTCAAGCAGACGCTGGAGGAATCAGTCAACGTCGAGGTCGCCGCCGACCGGCCGGTCGAGGTGAAGGTGCTCCCGCGCGAGGAAGCGTTCGCGATCCCGGACATCATCCGGACCGCGACGAACCTGCTGCCGCCGGACCTGGCCGAGGTGCGGGTCGTCGACATCATCGGGCTGGACGCGCAGGCCGACGGGGGAACCCACGTGGCGTCGACGAAGCAGATCGGCCGGATCACGGTGGCGAAGATCGAGAACAAGGGGCGGGGCTTCCGCCGAGTTCGGCTACGCCTGGCCGACTGA
- a CDS encoding Glu/Leu/Phe/Val dehydrogenase dimerization domain-containing protein, producing MFTHEEVHVTTGRRSGLPIAIAVHSTALGPALGGCRLWTYPDWRDGIEDALRLSSAMTAKTALAGLANGGGKTVVALPPGTHLDVDDRRAVLHDVGDAIEAFGGRYGTGPDVGTGVDDMVTIGERTDHVFCRPASHGGSGSSSPGTAAGVVAALRATVAHLSGPADPAEHSPQAPVEKSSFAVVGLGSVGADVARRLAVAGARLVVSDVRPDAKALADELGAEWVAPEEALTAEVDVLVPAALGGVLTPALVPQLRCRAVVGPANNQLASPDVAGLLHDRGILWAPDYVASAGGIVHAVAVELYREPEYVVAARIERIGETLTEVYRMAAESGVAPATAAEALVAAKLTQATHS from the coding sequence ATGTTCACTCATGAAGAGGTCCACGTCACCACCGGACGGCGATCCGGATTGCCGATCGCGATCGCCGTGCACTCCACCGCGCTGGGCCCGGCACTCGGCGGCTGCCGACTCTGGACGTACCCCGACTGGCGGGACGGGATCGAGGACGCCCTGCGCCTGTCGTCCGCGATGACCGCCAAGACCGCGTTGGCGGGGCTGGCCAACGGCGGCGGCAAGACCGTCGTCGCGCTCCCGCCCGGCACGCACCTCGACGTCGACGACCGGCGCGCGGTGCTGCACGACGTCGGGGACGCCATCGAGGCATTCGGCGGCCGATACGGCACCGGGCCGGACGTGGGTACCGGGGTCGACGACATGGTGACGATCGGCGAGCGCACCGACCACGTGTTCTGCCGTCCCGCGTCGCACGGGGGCAGCGGCAGCTCGTCACCCGGCACCGCGGCCGGGGTTGTCGCGGCGCTGCGGGCGACGGTCGCCCACCTCTCCGGACCCGCCGATCCGGCTGAGCACTCTCCGCAGGCGCCGGTCGAGAAGAGTTCGTTCGCGGTGGTCGGTCTCGGATCGGTCGGCGCGGACGTCGCCCGCCGACTCGCGGTCGCCGGCGCGCGGCTGGTCGTCTCCGACGTCCGGCCGGACGCCAAGGCACTCGCCGACGAGTTGGGCGCCGAGTGGGTCGCGCCGGAGGAGGCGCTCACCGCCGAGGTCGACGTGCTGGTGCCGGCTGCACTGGGCGGGGTGCTGACGCCTGCGCTCGTGCCGCAGCTGCGGTGCCGCGCCGTGGTGGGTCCGGCGAACAACCAGCTCGCCTCCCCGGACGTCGCTGGACTGCTGCACGACCGGGGCATCCTGTGGGCGCCGGACTACGTGGCCAGCGCAGGCGGCATCGTCCACGCGGTCGCGGTCGAGCTCTACCGGGAGCCCGAGTACGTCGTCGCCGCGCGGATCGAGCGGATCGGCGAGACGCTGACGGAGGTTTACCGGATGGCTGCCGAGTCGGGGGTGGCTCCCGCTACCGCCGCCGAGGCACTGGTCGCCGCCAAACTGACCCAAGCCACCCACTCGTAA
- a CDS encoding SDR family oxidoreductase has protein sequence MNTPRPVAVVTGASSGIGAASARRLAAEGFQVALGARRTDRLVELAAEIDGVPLPLDVTDDASVAAFADAVAALPGPVNVLVNNAGGAKGQDPIEFADVADWQWMYEVNVLGTLRVTRALLPALEASGAGHVVLMSSTAGHGVYEGGAGYTGAKHAINAFAQTLRLELNGRPIRVTEIAPGMVKTDEFALVRFDGDQARAEKVYEGVAEPLTADDIADCVAWTVTRPPHVDIDLLVVRPIAQAANHKVHRTT, from the coding sequence ATGAACACCCCCAGGCCGGTCGCAGTGGTCACCGGCGCCAGCAGCGGCATCGGAGCAGCGAGCGCACGGCGGTTGGCCGCCGAGGGATTCCAGGTGGCGCTGGGCGCCCGTCGTACCGATCGGCTGGTCGAGCTGGCTGCTGAGATCGACGGCGTCCCGTTGCCGCTGGACGTGACCGACGACGCGTCGGTGGCCGCGTTCGCAGATGCCGTCGCCGCGCTGCCCGGGCCGGTGAACGTGCTGGTCAACAACGCTGGCGGGGCGAAGGGCCAGGACCCGATCGAGTTCGCGGACGTCGCCGACTGGCAGTGGATGTACGAGGTCAACGTGCTCGGCACGCTGCGGGTCACCCGGGCGCTGCTGCCGGCGCTGGAGGCGTCGGGCGCCGGGCACGTCGTACTGATGTCGTCCACCGCGGGGCACGGCGTCTACGAGGGGGGCGCCGGGTACACCGGCGCCAAGCACGCGATCAACGCGTTCGCCCAGACGCTGCGGCTCGAGCTCAACGGGCGGCCGATCCGGGTGACCGAAATCGCACCCGGCATGGTGAAGACCGACGAGTTCGCGCTGGTCCGCTTCGACGGTGACCAGGCCCGCGCCGAGAAGGTCTACGAGGGTGTGGCCGAGCCGCTGACCGCCGACGACATCGCGGACTGCGTCGCCTGGACCGTGACCCGCCCGCCGCACGTCGACATCGACCTGCTCGTCGTCCGACCGATCGCGCAGGCCGCGAACCACAAGGTGCACCGGACCACATGA
- a CDS encoding DUF2516 family protein: MGGWVGQVIGIINVVVLVVSLGLEAWAFVHALLQKAEAFPAVETLQKGVWLALIGGTMLASLLFYAFGMLFAMIALIAALVYLLDVRPRIREISGGGSRW; this comes from the coding sequence GTGGGTGGATGGGTCGGCCAAGTCATCGGGATCATCAATGTGGTGGTCCTGGTCGTCAGCCTCGGGCTAGAGGCCTGGGCGTTCGTGCATGCGCTGCTGCAGAAAGCGGAGGCATTCCCGGCGGTGGAGACACTGCAGAAGGGCGTCTGGCTGGCGCTCATCGGCGGCACGATGCTCGCGTCGCTGCTGTTCTACGCCTTCGGCATGCTGTTCGCGATGATCGCTCTGATCGCGGCGCTGGTGTACCTGCTCGACGTCCGGCCGCGGATCCGGGAGATCAGCGGCGGTGGCAGCCGCTGGTAG
- a CDS encoding UDP-N-acetylmuramate dehydrogenase encodes MSDASLAPLTTLGLGGPAATLVTAADASEIVEAVRLADATGQPLLVLAGGSNVVVADQGFRGTVVLVRSGGVVASRRGDAIEATVQAGHDWDALVAEAVAEGWSGLECLSGIPGSTGATPIQNVGAYGAEVAETLIDVTVYDRVADQVVQLSAAECGFGYRHSTFKETDRYVVLSVRFRLTPQRESQPLRYGELTRVLGVPAGGTAPLGDVRDAVLALRRGKGMVLDPDDPDTRSVGSFFTNPVLDPAVFAELEARLPEAPPRWEGADGRVKTSAAWLIERAGFRRGYGRDGVAISTKHTLALTNRGDGTTAALLSLAEEIVAGVRDAFGVTLVPEPRLVGVDFSSVPA; translated from the coding sequence GTGAGCGACGCTTCCCTGGCGCCCCTGACCACGCTCGGTCTCGGCGGTCCGGCGGCCACTCTGGTCACCGCCGCCGACGCGTCCGAGATCGTCGAGGCGGTGCGATTGGCCGACGCCACCGGCCAGCCGCTCCTGGTGCTGGCCGGCGGCAGCAATGTCGTGGTCGCTGACCAGGGTTTCCGGGGCACGGTGGTGCTCGTGCGCTCCGGCGGGGTGGTGGCCTCCCGCCGCGGCGACGCGATCGAAGCCACCGTGCAGGCGGGCCACGACTGGGACGCGCTGGTCGCGGAGGCCGTCGCGGAGGGCTGGTCGGGGCTGGAGTGCCTGTCCGGCATCCCGGGCTCCACCGGAGCGACGCCGATCCAGAACGTCGGCGCCTACGGGGCCGAGGTCGCCGAGACACTCATCGACGTGACCGTCTACGACCGGGTCGCCGACCAGGTCGTGCAGCTCTCGGCGGCCGAGTGCGGCTTCGGCTACCGGCACTCGACGTTCAAGGAGACCGACCGGTACGTCGTGCTGTCGGTGCGCTTCCGGCTCACCCCGCAGCGCGAGTCGCAGCCGCTCCGCTACGGCGAGCTCACCAGGGTGCTGGGAGTGCCCGCGGGCGGTACTGCCCCGCTCGGCGACGTCCGGGACGCGGTGCTGGCGTTGCGTCGGGGCAAGGGCATGGTGCTGGACCCGGACGACCCGGACACCCGGAGCGTGGGGTCGTTCTTCACCAACCCGGTGCTCGACCCGGCCGTCTTCGCGGAGCTGGAAGCGCGGCTTCCGGAGGCGCCGCCGCGGTGGGAGGGCGCCGACGGGCGGGTGAAGACGTCCGCGGCCTGGCTCATCGAGCGCGCCGGCTTCCGCCGCGGATACGGACGCGACGGGGTAGCGATCTCGACCAAGCACACGCTCGCGCTGACGAACCGTGGCGACGGAACGACGGCGGCGCTGCTGTCGCTCGCCGAGGAGATCGTCGCCGGGGTGCGGGACGCGTTCGGCGTGACGCTCGTCCCGGAACCCCGCCTGGTAGGCGTGGACTTCTCGTCCGTGCCCGCCTGA
- a CDS encoding alpha/beta fold hydrolase, protein MAAAGRHGLTASRLAGRVGDVDWLATGGGDPITVFAHGFGGGIADTRPLGSGVGGTRVFLAFRGHGGSAPLPADWTYDTLADDLRRVADTHDATHAVGVSLGAGALTRLVADSPSRFDRLVFFLPAVLDRPRPPDARSRFAALADALESQDDEQLAAVVALEVPPGFAGSAAARTYVRQRVAALRAPGMVEALRRLPTLTAVPAADALCAVRAPALVIGCVGDPLHPTGVAEELADALPNAELHVYDEPGVLWNQRADLRSRLAHFLR, encoded by the coding sequence GTGGCAGCCGCTGGTAGGCACGGCCTGACCGCGTCCCGGCTCGCCGGTCGCGTCGGTGACGTCGACTGGCTGGCCACCGGCGGCGGCGACCCGATCACCGTCTTCGCGCACGGCTTCGGCGGCGGCATCGCCGACACCCGTCCGCTCGGCTCCGGGGTGGGCGGCACCCGAGTCTTCCTCGCGTTCCGCGGGCACGGCGGTTCCGCGCCACTGCCGGCGGACTGGACCTACGACACCCTCGCCGACGATCTGCGCCGTGTAGCGGACACTCACGACGCCACCCACGCGGTCGGGGTCAGCCTCGGCGCCGGCGCGCTCACCCGGCTCGTCGCCGACTCTCCCAGCCGCTTCGATCGGCTGGTGTTCTTCCTGCCCGCCGTGCTCGATCGGCCCCGCCCGCCGGACGCCCGAAGTCGGTTCGCCGCACTGGCGGACGCGCTGGAGAGCCAGGACGACGAGCAGCTGGCCGCCGTCGTCGCGCTCGAGGTGCCGCCGGGCTTCGCCGGGAGCGCGGCCGCCCGGACCTACGTCCGGCAGCGGGTGGCCGCGCTCCGAGCACCCGGCATGGTGGAGGCCCTGCGCCGTCTGCCCACGTTGACCGCCGTGCCCGCAGCCGACGCGCTGTGCGCGGTGCGGGCCCCGGCGCTGGTGATCGGCTGTGTGGGCGATCCGCTCCACCCCACCGGCGTCGCCGAGGAGCTCGCGGACGCGCTGCCGAACGCGGAGCTCCACGTGTACGACGAGCCGGGCGTGCTCTGGAACCAGCGCGCCGATCTTCGGTCGAGACTCGCCCACTTCCTCCGCTGA
- a CDS encoding YbjN domain-containing protein — protein sequence MATKDELSALAEEFLKERDAEYERTPGGGFVVTLPGTRKQKTLANLTIGDHSLRVEAFVMRHPDENREELHAWMLTRNARMYGVSFSIDKAGDVYLTGRLPLSSVTPDELDRILGAVLEYSDGSFNTMLEIGFPTAIRREWAWRVKRGESLANLQAFADWAGSDAPADRPAAED from the coding sequence GTGGCGACGAAGGACGAGTTGAGCGCGCTGGCCGAGGAGTTCCTCAAGGAGCGGGACGCCGAGTACGAGCGGACGCCCGGCGGCGGCTTCGTCGTCACGTTGCCCGGGACGCGGAAGCAGAAGACGCTCGCCAACCTGACGATCGGCGATCACTCGCTGCGGGTCGAGGCCTTCGTCATGCGGCACCCGGACGAGAACCGGGAAGAGTTGCACGCCTGGATGCTGACTCGGAACGCGCGGATGTACGGGGTGTCGTTCAGCATCGACAAGGCCGGTGACGTGTACCTCACCGGGCGGCTGCCGCTGTCCTCCGTGACGCCGGACGAACTCGACCGGATCCTCGGCGCGGTGCTCGAGTACTCCGACGGGAGCTTCAACACGATGCTCGAGATCGGCTTCCCGACGGCGATCCGCCGGGAGTGGGCCTGGCGGGTGAAGCGCGGCGAGTCCCTCGCCAACCTCCAAGCTTTCGCCGATTGGGCGGGATCCGATGCGCCGGCGGACCGTCCCGCCGCCGAGGACTGA
- a CDS encoding Lrp/AsnC family transcriptional regulator, producing the protein MDELDSAILAHLQRDARQTNRQLAAAVGIAPSTCLERVRALRAAGVLTGFHAGVDLAALNRRVQALISVQVRPLNREVIEGFKGYAAALPEVLSVYVVAGRDDFLLHVAVPDVDAMHNFLMDRLSGRREVVGFNSSVIYQHTRNPVITPLP; encoded by the coding sequence GTGGACGAACTGGATTCGGCGATCCTGGCCCACCTGCAGCGCGACGCACGGCAGACCAACCGGCAGCTGGCCGCAGCGGTGGGGATCGCGCCCTCGACGTGTCTGGAACGGGTCCGAGCATTGCGGGCCGCCGGGGTGCTGACCGGGTTCCATGCCGGCGTCGATCTGGCCGCGCTCAACCGGCGGGTGCAGGCACTCATCTCGGTGCAGGTCCGGCCGCTCAACCGCGAGGTGATCGAGGGCTTCAAGGGCTACGCGGCGGCGCTACCCGAGGTGCTCTCGGTCTACGTCGTGGCCGGTCGGGACGACTTCTTGCTGCACGTCGCCGTGCCGGACGTGGACGCGATGCACAACTTCCTGATGGACCGGCTGAGCGGGCGGCGCGAGGTCGTCGGCTTCAACAGTTCGGTGATCTACCAGCACACGCGTAACCCGGTGATCACGCCGCTACCGTGA
- a CDS encoding class I SAM-dependent methyltransferase, with amino-acid sequence MKRRPRLAAGRARALGLPTRGTTNPNRLRRMDRWLVATQAPLLRGSPLVVDLGYGSSPVTTVELYTRLRSVCPDVRVVGLELDAERVAAAAEAADPPTLTFRRGGFELAGLRPTVVRAANVLRQYEEAAAADAWRTVCGGLAPDGLFVDGTCDELGRIGGWVALGPEGPRTLTFAVRVASLDRPSTLAERLPKALIHRNVPGERVHELLTAFDAAWDAAAAIAPFGPRQRWVDAVSRLAADGWPVLGDRRRWRLGEVTFPWGAVAPR; translated from the coding sequence ATGAAGCGCCGGCCGCGGCTTGCCGCGGGCCGGGCTCGCGCGCTCGGGTTGCCCACCCGCGGCACCACCAACCCCAACCGACTGCGCCGGATGGACCGGTGGCTGGTCGCGACGCAGGCTCCCCTGCTGCGGGGTTCGCCGCTGGTCGTCGACCTCGGGTACGGGTCGTCGCCGGTCACGACCGTGGAGCTCTACACCCGGCTCCGGTCGGTCTGTCCGGACGTCCGGGTCGTCGGGCTCGAGCTGGACGCCGAGCGAGTGGCCGCCGCCGCCGAGGCCGCCGATCCGCCCACGCTGACGTTCCGGCGCGGCGGGTTCGAACTGGCCGGGTTGCGCCCGACGGTGGTGCGCGCGGCGAACGTGCTCCGGCAGTACGAGGAGGCCGCCGCGGCCGACGCCTGGCGGACGGTGTGCGGAGGGCTGGCGCCGGACGGGCTGTTCGTCGACGGGACCTGCGACGAGCTGGGCCGGATCGGCGGGTGGGTCGCGCTCGGGCCGGAGGGTCCACGGACGCTGACGTTCGCGGTGCGGGTGGCCTCGCTGGACCGCCCCTCGACGCTCGCCGAGCGGCTACCGAAGGCGCTGATCCACCGGAACGTGCCGGGCGAGCGCGTGCACGAGCTGCTCACCGCGTTCGACGCGGCCTGGGACGCCGCCGCCGCGATCGCACCGTTCGGGCCTCGGCAACGCTGGGTCGACGCGGTGTCCCGGCTCGCTGCGGACGGCTGGCCGGTGCTGGGTGACCGCCGCCGCTGGCGCCTGGGCGAGGTCACGTTCCCCTGGGGCGCCGTAGCCCCGAGGTGA
- the mshA gene encoding D-inositol-3-phosphate glycosyltransferase, producing the protein MPFSTRRRRPDGRELPRRVATITLHTSPLDQPGTGDAGGLNVYVAEVSRRLATAGVQVEIFTRATSSELPPIVEMAPGVLVRHVPAGPYEGLGRDELPGQLCTFSGAVLEAEAHHEPGWYDLVHSHYWLSGQVGSLARMRWGVPLVHSAHTLAKVKNAALADGDKPEPASRVFGEEQVVSDADLLVANTPAEARQLIDLYGADTDRVATVAPGVDLGRFRPGDQRVARRRFGLPEDNTVLLFVGRIQPLKAPDILVRAAAELVALYPALRSSLTVVVCGGASGNGMGEPAALRRLAAALGVTDLVRFLDPLPPDELGRLYRAADVTVVPSHNESFGLVAVESQACGTPVVAAAVGGLRTAVADGVSGVLVDSHDPSDYARVLGRLIAEPRYRAALGRGGVRHAARFSWQRTADGLLDGYRAAMRQRQGDLTVAGV; encoded by the coding sequence GTGCCGTTCTCCACCCGCCGTCGCCGGCCGGACGGTAGGGAGTTGCCGCGACGAGTCGCGACGATCACGCTCCATACCTCTCCGCTAGATCAGCCAGGAACGGGCGACGCAGGTGGACTGAACGTCTACGTGGCCGAGGTCTCGCGACGTCTGGCCACGGCCGGCGTCCAGGTCGAGATCTTCACCCGGGCCACGTCCTCGGAGCTGCCGCCGATCGTCGAGATGGCACCCGGGGTGCTGGTGCGGCACGTGCCCGCAGGCCCGTACGAGGGGTTGGGGCGCGACGAGCTGCCCGGCCAGCTCTGCACGTTCTCCGGCGCGGTGCTCGAAGCCGAGGCCCACCACGAGCCCGGCTGGTACGACCTCGTGCACTCCCATTACTGGCTCTCCGGTCAGGTCGGCAGCCTTGCCCGGATGCGCTGGGGCGTGCCGCTGGTGCACTCCGCGCACACGCTCGCGAAGGTGAAGAACGCGGCGCTCGCGGACGGCGACAAGCCCGAGCCGGCCAGCCGCGTCTTCGGTGAGGAGCAGGTCGTCTCGGACGCCGACCTGCTGGTCGCGAACACGCCGGCCGAGGCCCGTCAGCTGATCGACCTCTACGGTGCCGACACCGACCGGGTGGCCACCGTGGCGCCCGGCGTCGACCTGGGCCGCTTCCGTCCCGGTGACCAACGCGTCGCCCGGCGTCGCTTCGGGCTGCCCGAGGACAACACCGTGCTGCTGTTCGTCGGGCGGATCCAGCCGTTGAAAGCACCGGACATCCTGGTGCGGGCCGCGGCCGAGCTGGTCGCGCTCTACCCGGCGCTGCGGAGCTCGCTGACCGTGGTGGTGTGCGGTGGTGCGAGTGGTAACGGCATGGGGGAGCCCGCGGCGCTGCGTCGGCTGGCGGCTGCGCTCGGCGTCACCGACCTGGTGCGCTTCCTCGATCCGCTGCCGCCGGACGAACTCGGCCGGCTCTATCGCGCCGCGGACGTGACGGTCGTACCGAGCCACAACGAGTCTTTCGGATTGGTGGCGGTGGAGTCGCAGGCGTGCGGCACACCCGTGGTGGCCGCGGCGGTCGGTGGTTTACGAACCGCGGTCGCGGACGGGGTCTCCGGGGTACTGGTGGACTCGCACGATCCGAGCGACTACGCCCGGGTACTCGGCCGGCTGATCGCCGAGCCGCGGTACCGGGCGGCGCTCGGTCGAGGCGGGGTGCGGCATGCTGCGCGGTTCTCGTGGCAGCGCACTGCCGACGGACTTCTGGACGGGTACCGTGCCGCAATGCGCCAGCGTCAGGGTGATCTGACCGTCGCCGGCGTCTGA